A stretch of DNA from Gottschalkia acidurici 9a:
TTTCAATATTTAGTAACAGTATAAAAGAAACATATGAGGGAACAGCGGATTATCCAATATTAGTTGATAGAAATGGAAAAGTAATTACTTATAAAGACAATTCATTTATAGGAAAAGACTTTGAAGGAAAAGAAATGTTTATGAATATGACTGAAGAAAATAAAATAATAGAAAAGGAATATGAGAATAATGGAATAGTTGAAAGACAATTAGTAATAGTAAATAATATGAAAAATGTAGGATGGAAAGTTATAAATATAATACCTATAGATAATATCAAGTCAAACTCAAGTCGTATTATGATTAATACCATTATCACAGGGGTTATAACTACGATAGCGGGATTAATTATTGCCATAATATTTGCTAGAACTATATTAAAACCTATAGGCAGAACATTAAAAAGTGTAAGAAAGATGGAAGAGGGGGACTTTACAGCAAGACTTGATATAAAAAATGAAGATGAATTTGGTGAAGTTAGAAATGGCTTTAATAGTATGATGGATAAATTAAGCACAATGATATTAAATATTCAAGATATTGCAAGACAAGTAAGTGGAGAATCAGAAACATTGGCAGCAATGTCTGAGGAAACAAGTGCATCCTCTGAGGAAGTATCGACAACAGTAAAAGAAATAGCGAAAGGCTCTTTAGAACAAGCAAAAGATATAGAATTAGGTGTAAACCTTATAGAAGGACTATCCGATAAATTAATAGAGCTCGATAATAATTCAGAAGTAATGCTAAGATCTGTTGAAGAAGTAAAACAAACAAGTGAAGATAGTATTGGTATCGTAGGAAATCTTTTAGAAAAGGCTGAAACTAATAATACGAATACATGCAAAGTAGAAGAAGAAATAATAAATTTAGATAATAAAATTGGTGAGATAGGTAATATACTATTTACAATAGATCAAATAGCAGAGCAGACAAACTTACTAGCACTAAATGCATCAATAGAAGCAGCAAGAGCTGGAGAACATGGAAAAGGATTCGCTGTAGTGGCAGAAGAGATAAGAAAACTTGCAGGTGAATCTAAATTATCATCTGACAATATAAAGGATATAATAACTAATGTTCAGTTAGAGAGTAAAAAAACTGTGGAAGTAATGAAAAATGTAAAAGAGATGAACCAAGAGCAAACAGATATAGTGTTTAAAGTAAATGAGTCATTTAGAAACATAAACAACCTTATAGAAGACATAACAGTCAAAATAGAAAGCATAGGTAAATATATACATGATATAAATGAAGATAAAAATAAAGTAGTAAATTCAATTGAAGATATATCTGCGATATCAGAGCAAACTGCAGCATCATCAGAATCTGTAGTAACATCAGTAGTAGATCAAACAACAGCAACTGAAGAAGTATCACGATATGCAGAAAAGCTTAATGAATTAGCTAATGCTTTAAATGAAAAACTAGGTGAAT
This window harbors:
- a CDS encoding methyl-accepting chemotaxis protein; amino-acid sequence: MKFFNLRIKQKIVAMMIFIVVVPILILGSISYLFSSKSMEYQYKELGKTIGEETKRTIENQINEIEKEVEFLASSNNVHMIIENPEVSSILLDELRRFKDTYEIENAYLATVNGDLYVYPNVNLPSDYNPLDRDWYKDAIKKDSISWSNVYMDEASKENLVTVSKPVYKDSQLVGVIGIDIPFSIFSNSIKETYEGTADYPILVDRNGKVITYKDNSFIGKDFEGKEMFMNMTEENKIIEKEYENNGIVERQLVIVNNMKNVGWKVINIIPIDNIKSNSSRIMINTIITGVITTIAGLIIAIIFARTILKPIGRTLKSVRKMEEGDFTARLDIKNEDEFGEVRNGFNSMMDKLSTMILNIQDIARQVSGESETLAAMSEETSASSEEVSTTVKEIAKGSLEQAKDIELGVNLIEGLSDKLIELDNNSEVMLRSVEEVKQTSEDSIGIVGNLLEKAETNNTNTCKVEEEIINLDNKIGEIGNILFTIDQIAEQTNLLALNASIEAARAGEHGKGFAVVAEEIRKLAGESKLSSDNIKDIITNVQLESKKTVEVMKNVKEMNQEQTDIVFKVNESFRNINNLIEDITVKIESIGKYIHDINEDKNKVVNSIEDISAISEQTAASSESVVTSVVDQTTATEEVSRYAEKLNELANALNEKLGEFKVNLK